CGCTGGTCGTTTGGCTGTGGATGAAGAAATGATGAACGAGATTGAACGCGTTCATAAAGCGATTCAACCACAAGAAACCTTGTTTGTTGTAGATGCTATGACAGGTCAAGATGCGGTAAATACAGCAAAAGCCTTCAACGACAGATTGAATTTTGATGGTGTTATCTTAACAAAATTAGATGGAGATACTCGTGGTGGAGCTGCTTTGTCTATTAAAACAGTTGTAAATAAGCCTATTAAGTTTGTAGGTACTGGAGAGAAAATGGAAGCTATTGATGTTTTCTATCCTGTACGTATGGCGGAGCGAATCTTAGGAATGGGTGACGTTGTTTCCCTTGTAGAGAGAGCTCAGGAGCAATTTGATGAAGAAGAGGCAAGAAAAATCCAAAAGAAAATTGCTAAAAATGAATTTGGTTTTGATGATTTCCTTTCTCAAATTCAGCAAGTAAAGAAAATGGGTAACATGAAAGACTTGGTAGGAATGATACCAGGTGCTTCAAAAGCGATGAAAGATGTTGAAATTGAAGACGATGCTTTCAAACACATTGAAGCTATTATTTACTCGATGACTCCAATTGAAAGAAGTAAACCAGCTGTGATTGATGTAAAAAGAAAGGCAAGAATTGCAAAAGGTTCAGGAACCAAAATTGAGCAAGTAAATCAGCTGATGAAACAGTTCGACCAAATGAGCAAAATGATGAAAATGATGCAAGGTCCAGGCGGAAAAAACCTAATGAAAATGATGGGCGGAATGAAAGGCGGAATGCCGGGAATGCCAGGAATGAAATAAAGAATTTAAAAAGAGAGTCTTAAAGTCGCAATGATTTTAAGACTTTTGTCTTTACTATATTAAACAAAACAACAATGCAACTACTAGACGGAAAAAAAACAGCAGAAGACATCAAAAGCGAAATTGCTGTTGAAGTACAAAAAATGAAAGCCAATGGTGAGAAAGTTCCTCACTTGGCAGCCCTAATCGTAGGGAATGATGGCGCAAGTTTAACTTATGTGGGTAGCAAGGTAAAAGCCTGCGAGCGTGTAGGATTTGAGTCTACTTTGATTAAAATGCCCAACACCACCACAGAAATTGAATTGCTTAAAAAGATCAAAGAATTAAACGAAGACGAGCAAATTGACGGGTTCATTGTGCAATTGCCACTTCCTAAACAAATTGACGAGCAAAAAGTTTTAATGGCAGTAGATCCAAGTAAAGATGTAGATGGTTTTCATCCGGAGAACTTTGGGAAAATGGCGCTGGACATGACTACTTTTATTCCTGCCACTCCATTTGGTATTCTAGAATTGCTAGATCGCTACGGGGTTGAAACAAAAGGAAAACATACAGTAGTTATTGGGCGTAGTCATATTGTAGGCAGACCAATGAGTATTTTGATGGGACGCAAAGGTTTTCCCGGTAATTCAACAGTGACACTTACGCATAGTTACACCAAAAATATAGAAGAAATTACCATTCAGGCTGATATTATTATCACAGCCTTGGGTGTTCCCAATTATTTAAAAGCGGATATGGTGAAGGATGGAGCAGTTGTTATTGATGTGGGTATTACTCGCGTTCCTGACGAAAACCACGAGAAAGGATACGTAATCACCGGTGATGTCGATTTTGATCAGGTAAGCAAAAAAGCATCTTTTATTACCCCAGTTCCTGGTGGAGTGGGACCAATGACCATTGCAATGCTGTTAAAAAATACACTCTTGGCAAGGGAAATGAAGAGAAATAAATAAATATTTCTAGATAGAAAGCCTCAAATTTATTTTTGGGGCTTTTTTTTGTCTTAAAATGACCTCAAAATAAAACTAGCAAAACGCTATAATCTAAATTTAAAGAATACTTTTGCAACACTAAAAAATAAATGGTAATGGACGATTATTATTCGGAAATGTTAAACTAATGTAGCACTTGAACTATTTTCAAGAGGCTATACATAAACCTATAGAATTTTGAAATGAGAGCTTTTTACAAAAACAATAACGGATTAAGTGCCACTACTAATTGGACTCCAAACTGCTGGATCAATATTGAATGCCCTACCGAAGCAGAAAAAAAATACTTAATTAAAGAATTACAAATTCCCGAAGCATTTTATAATGACATTGAAGATATTGATGAAAGACCAAGGATAGAAATTGAAAATGGTTGGACGCTGATTATCATGCGAATTCCCGCGAAAAGTAATGATGTAAAATTACCTTTTCACACGATTCCTGTTGGTGTTGTTTTTAAAGGTGAAGTTTGTATCACCATTAGTTTTCATAAAACAGAAATGCTTTCTGACTTTGTGATTTACACCCAACGTAAAAAAATCGATATTAAGGACAACTTTGATTTGGTGCTCAAGCTATTGTTATCCTCGAGTGTTTGGTTTTTAAAATACTTGAAACAAGTCAATCTAAAGATAAAATTAGCCGAGGATAATCTAGAAAAATCAATCAAAAACGAAGAATTACAGGCTTTACTCCAAATAGAAAAATGTTTGGTTTTCTTTATGACTTCCTTGAAAGGCAATGATATTTTACTGCATCGCATCAAAAATATTAAATCCCAAAAAGAGCATTTTGATTTAGAATTACTAGAAGATGTGGAAATAGAATTGCGCCAAGCCCAAGAAACCACCAATATATATAGTGACATCTTAACGGGTACAATGGATGCATACGCCTCTGTGATATCAAATAATATGAATACGATTATGAAGCAAATGACTTCAATTTCGATTATTTTGATGATTCCCACCTTGATTGCCAGTTTATACGGTATGAATGTTCCCAACAATTTAGAGAACAATCGCTATGGCATCTGGATTGTAATTGCAGTATCTATTGTGCTTTCATGCTTTGGAGTATTTTTGTTCAAAAAGAAAAGATGGTTTTAA
This portion of the Flavobacterium sp. CECT 9288 genome encodes:
- the ffh gene encoding signal recognition particle protein gives rise to the protein MFDNLSEKLDKAFHILKGHGKITEVNVADTLKEVRRALLDADVNFKIAKDFTTKVKEKAIGQDVLTTLQPGQLLVKLVKDELTELMGGDVAGINLSGNPSVILMSGLQGSGKTTFSGKLANYLLTKKNKKPLLVACDIYRPAAIQQLYVVGDSIGVEVYSEPENKNPVEIAQNAIKHAKANGFNVVIVDTAGRLAVDEEMMNEIERVHKAIQPQETLFVVDAMTGQDAVNTAKAFNDRLNFDGVILTKLDGDTRGGAALSIKTVVNKPIKFVGTGEKMEAIDVFYPVRMAERILGMGDVVSLVERAQEQFDEEEARKIQKKIAKNEFGFDDFLSQIQQVKKMGNMKDLVGMIPGASKAMKDVEIEDDAFKHIEAIIYSMTPIERSKPAVIDVKRKARIAKGSGTKIEQVNQLMKQFDQMSKMMKMMQGPGGKNLMKMMGGMKGGMPGMPGMK
- a CDS encoding magnesium transporter CorA family protein — encoded protein: MRAFYKNNNGLSATTNWTPNCWINIECPTEAEKKYLIKELQIPEAFYNDIEDIDERPRIEIENGWTLIIMRIPAKSNDVKLPFHTIPVGVVFKGEVCITISFHKTEMLSDFVIYTQRKKIDIKDNFDLVLKLLLSSSVWFLKYLKQVNLKIKLAEDNLEKSIKNEELQALLQIEKCLVFFMTSLKGNDILLHRIKNIKSQKEHFDLELLEDVEIELRQAQETTNIYSDILTGTMDAYASVISNNMNTIMKQMTSISIILMIPTLIASLYGMNVPNNLENNRYGIWIVIAVSIVLSCFGVFLFKKKRWF
- a CDS encoding bifunctional 5,10-methylenetetrahydrofolate dehydrogenase/5,10-methenyltetrahydrofolate cyclohydrolase; translated protein: MQLLDGKKTAEDIKSEIAVEVQKMKANGEKVPHLAALIVGNDGASLTYVGSKVKACERVGFESTLIKMPNTTTEIELLKKIKELNEDEQIDGFIVQLPLPKQIDEQKVLMAVDPSKDVDGFHPENFGKMALDMTTFIPATPFGILELLDRYGVETKGKHTVVIGRSHIVGRPMSILMGRKGFPGNSTVTLTHSYTKNIEEITIQADIIITALGVPNYLKADMVKDGAVVIDVGITRVPDENHEKGYVITGDVDFDQVSKKASFITPVPGGVGPMTIAMLLKNTLLAREMKRNK